In the genome of Gloeotrichia echinulata CP02, one region contains:
- a CDS encoding RNA-guided endonuclease TnpB family protein: MLLTSIKTKLKLTADQKILMSKHAGISRFTYNWGLATWQALYQSGYQPNHLILKKLFNNQVKPVLTWIKEPGICQKITEFAFDNLGKAFKNFFSKRAEYPKFKRKGRNESFTINAGGKPINIGGKRIKLPTIGWVSTYESLPHTTTTKVTISQSAADWYISCSYEIEPDITPKEHDYVGVDLGIKTLATLSTGVIFVNPKALKSARRKLTRLQRQLTRKIKGSNRYKKQKLRISKLHRRITNIRIDATHKATTFICKNHAVVALEDLNTSGMLKNHKLAGAVSDANFYEFRRQIEYKVIRYGGTVVFVDRFYPSSKTCANCGEIQEISLSERVYECKKCQHTEDRDLNASKNLEKYARLAQPCLDVKG; encoded by the coding sequence GTGTTACTGACTTCTATCAAAACCAAGTTAAAATTGACTGCTGACCAGAAAATTCTGATGTCAAAACATGCCGGCATATCGCGATTTACATACAATTGGGGACTCGCCACATGGCAAGCATTATATCAATCTGGATATCAACCCAATCACTTGATTTTGAAAAAGTTATTTAATAATCAAGTCAAGCCAGTTTTGACATGGATTAAAGAACCAGGCATTTGTCAAAAAATCACAGAATTTGCTTTTGATAATTTAGGAAAAGCTTTTAAGAACTTCTTTTCTAAACGTGCAGAATATCCCAAGTTTAAAAGAAAAGGGAGAAATGAGAGTTTTACAATTAATGCCGGTGGTAAACCAATAAATATCGGTGGTAAACGCATTAAATTACCAACGATTGGCTGGGTTTCAACTTATGAATCTTTGCCTCATACCACAACCACAAAGGTTACTATATCTCAATCAGCGGCAGATTGGTACATTTCTTGTTCTTATGAAATAGAACCAGACATCACTCCTAAAGAACATGATTATGTTGGGGTTGATTTAGGAATAAAAACCTTAGCTACCTTATCAACAGGAGTGATTTTTGTTAATCCGAAAGCTTTAAAAAGTGCCAGGAGGAAGTTAACAAGATTACAACGTCAACTTACAAGGAAAATAAAGGGGAGTAATCGTTATAAAAAACAAAAATTGAGAATATCTAAACTGCATCGACGTATTACTAATATACGTATTGATGCGACTCATAAAGCAACTACATTTATCTGCAAAAACCACGCAGTTGTTGCTTTGGAGGATTTGAATACTTCGGGGATGTTGAAAAATCATAAGTTAGCCGGTGCTGTCAGCGATGCCAATTTTTATGAATTCCGCAGACAAATAGAATATAAAGTAATTAGATATGGTGGAACTGTCGTATTTGTAGATAGATTTTACCCATCTAGTAAAACTTGTGCAAATTGTGGAGAAATTCAAGAAATTAGTCTATCAGAGCGGGTTTACGAATGTAAAAAATGTCAGCATACTGAAGATCGAGATTTAAATGCGTCTAAAAATCTCGAAAAATATGCACGGTTGGCTCAACCGTGTCTGGACGTTAAGGGATAG
- a CDS encoding EthD domain-containing protein, whose translation MLATKIRNFDYSIRDQKGKVSFYVLLWKRQGISLELFDDYWRDVHGPVCARLPNQHQYWQFHLAPNEGGLWPTINGIEYTCPEEDQFNGIAELTFETATERDLWFKSAAILMDDEHNVFRKAIGYNTSLGNSQTYFDSIPTGDPNGKLGAIKFHVMVKKSDAVSVEDFRRYLTNSFAPAVIESNSVLKFRLHLFEQVDNSRPDAAGVSHYESPEKQYQAALEIAFANPLEMETFFASKEYAIAVKDQARYVQRLLPFPERTAYTFVYDNKMTLAGQRSSTVAELIVNIGATNQLKEDVVSLMLEQKLISYSNGHSNGSQTNNTTNTLINKRTNYYKDLAADYSRPGLVSAYVAQKLIEDAQKIVAMKERTLPQIGTNYTLEQIEQENKEWWPTHCEALRQGRGDILTGEYRDDLVYFCQDGPYQGLEQQKEREQHWWALIAQPGVTMCWPIVMFHGEVTFFEWKCVDDETNETLAKGNVTWIRRGHRGGCYLKTEQLTFYRDVFAPSQLLKLITTA comes from the coding sequence ATGCTCGCAACAAAAATTAGAAACTTCGATTATTCAATCCGCGATCAAAAGGGCAAAGTATCCTTCTACGTTCTTTTATGGAAACGTCAAGGAATTTCTTTAGAACTTTTTGATGACTATTGGAGAGACGTTCACGGACCTGTTTGTGCTAGACTACCAAATCAACACCAATACTGGCAGTTTCATTTAGCTCCAAATGAAGGTGGTCTATGGCCAACCATTAACGGTATTGAATACACTTGTCCCGAAGAAGATCAATTTAATGGCATTGCCGAATTAACTTTTGAAACAGCAACCGAACGGGATCTGTGGTTTAAATCTGCTGCTATCCTCATGGATGACGAACATAACGTCTTCAGGAAAGCCATCGGTTACAACACTAGTTTGGGTAATTCTCAAACTTATTTTGATAGTATCCCCACAGGAGATCCCAACGGTAAACTAGGTGCAATTAAGTTTCACGTCATGGTAAAAAAATCTGATGCCGTGAGTGTGGAAGATTTTCGCCGATATCTCACAAATAGCTTTGCACCAGCTGTTATCGAAAGTAATTCTGTTCTCAAATTCCGCCTACATTTGTTTGAGCAAGTAGATAACTCTCGCCCAGATGCTGCAGGAGTTTCTCATTACGAATCCCCAGAAAAACAGTATCAAGCTGCGTTGGAAATTGCCTTTGCTAATCCTTTGGAAATGGAAACATTTTTTGCTTCCAAAGAATATGCGATCGCTGTTAAAGACCAAGCTAGATATGTCCAGCGGCTTTTACCATTTCCCGAACGAACTGCTTACACCTTTGTTTATGACAACAAAATGACTCTGGCAGGTCAGCGGAGTTCTACAGTGGCAGAACTGATTGTAAACATTGGCGCAACTAATCAACTCAAGGAGGACGTAGTTAGTCTTATGTTAGAACAGAAACTCATTTCTTACTCAAATGGTCACTCGAATGGTTCTCAAACCAATAATACAACCAACACATTGATTAATAAACGCACTAACTACTACAAAGATTTAGCTGCAGATTATTCTCGCCCAGGACTCGTGAGTGCTTATGTAGCCCAAAAACTGATAGAGGACGCCCAGAAGATTGTGGCAATGAAAGAAAGGACTTTGCCACAAATTGGCACTAATTACACTCTAGAACAAATTGAACAAGAAAACAAAGAATGGTGGCCTACCCATTGTGAGGCATTGAGGCAGGGACGAGGCGATATATTAACTGGTGAATATCGAGATGATTTGGTCTATTTTTGTCAGGATGGTCCCTATCAAGGCTTGGAACAACAAAAAGAGCGCGAACAGCATTGGTGGGCATTAATTGCTCAACCAGGTGTGACGATGTGCTGGCCAATTGTCATGTTTCATGGTGAAGTTACCTTCTTTGAATGGAAGTGTGTGGATGATGAAACCAACGAAACACTCGCTAAGGGAAATGTTACTTGGATTCGACGTGGACATAGAGGCGGATGCTATCTCAAAACAGAACAATTGACCTTCTACCGCGATGTTTTTGCTCCCAGTCAACTATTGAAGTTGATTACGACTGCCTAA
- a CDS encoding AtaL-like protein yields MTHEKVYENSVLDDKELQEALEAINPKFGNFVTRVAGEAWGLPLINQKTKALITLAVDVVNQDHVGSGNPFSAHVNMALKQGVTHAEIEELFLFMCVYAGFNKVAGCFGTLNQILEQSRVRQMISAITKADYAIRDQKGKLAFYVLLWKKNGINLQLFDDYWRNVHGPLCARLPGQHQYWQFHLAHNQGDFWPVIDGIEYNSQPEDQFDGIAELTFETEADRQTWFQAAAVLMDDEHNLFRKAIGYNTSFGNSKTYVDTIPTGDPNGELGILKFHVMVKKSDDVSVEEFRKYMTDSFASAIVKNDLVLKFRLHLFEEVDNSRPDAAGVVHYEPPQQQYQAAFEIAFSNSLEMGTFFDSKEYATAVKEQAKYVKQINSFPERSVYTFVYDSNMTLAGQRSSKVAELIVKAGATNQLQENIVSLMNGNNNIKSGLGHYIQGVQHFGITVYDMPKSLEFYLDVLGGKVAIGGDVFYGEALHNLLFQKEEIEALEKGINPKKLGVANIRDGSDMSLDVRFISFGNTVVELIHFRDAKLTLAAPNFFEKIPSSVGYTNAPHLSFYVKDDVDIDDFAKKLEEECQKRGMTEVVVNHIIQANSAEEMRKLAPKFAKTDFTGDFEGWALFYCKGPNGEQLEFNQVTRKAKENFTRAEAEYNQANGTNYWFLNSQKQKSNPKKLYARYSTSVNASYEIVWDILLDKMQNPQPYIPYVVEELKILERYENGILREIRTPVMHMKEKVTVDKQAGKVTFTVVDHPLFTGELSNQVTLPSNGNSGSCPILTYTIDLQPISETSLQQEEAQWFIKAAQPEAIAQAAQHLKNIIESKNNQGVNTMTLAHSQTFVGTKSEIVRRMFQAGESMNVENIAAFMSVKNEDAGLASGLLATSQQVGAAIVLALLVAISSAHTQEIVTAQGNSPAVLASALTQGFQSVFYLGAGLVALGAIIAFAVIQQQTKNSHNN; encoded by the coding sequence ATGACACATGAAAAAGTGTATGAAAATTCAGTTCTGGATGATAAAGAACTTCAAGAGGCTTTAGAAGCTATCAATCCCAAATTTGGTAATTTTGTTACTCGCGTAGCAGGAGAAGCGTGGGGTTTACCGTTAATTAACCAAAAGACTAAGGCTTTAATCACTCTTGCAGTTGATGTGGTTAATCAAGACCATGTAGGTTCAGGAAATCCCTTTTCAGCACATGTGAATATGGCTCTGAAGCAAGGAGTGACTCACGCGGAGATTGAAGAACTGTTTTTATTCATGTGTGTTTATGCAGGATTCAATAAGGTTGCCGGTTGCTTTGGTACTCTTAATCAAATTCTTGAACAAAGTAGAGTTAGACAAATGATCTCAGCAATCACAAAGGCCGATTATGCAATCCGTGATCAAAAAGGTAAATTAGCATTCTACGTTCTTTTGTGGAAAAAAAATGGGATTAACTTACAGCTTTTTGATGATTACTGGAGAAATGTTCATGGGCCACTCTGTGCGAGACTACCAGGTCAGCATCAATACTGGCAGTTCCATCTAGCTCATAATCAGGGTGATTTCTGGCCAGTGATTGATGGTATAGAGTACAACTCCCAGCCAGAAGATCAATTTGATGGCATTGCCGAATTAACTTTTGAGACAGAAGCAGACCGTCAGACATGGTTTCAAGCTGCGGCTGTGTTGATGGATGACGAACATAACTTATTTCGCAAAGCAATTGGATACAACACTAGTTTTGGTAATTCCAAAACTTATGTTGATACCATTCCCACAGGAGACCCTAACGGAGAACTGGGTATTCTGAAGTTCCACGTCATGGTAAAAAAATCTGATGACGTGAGTGTTGAGGAGTTCCGCAAATATATGACAGATAGCTTTGCCTCAGCTATTGTCAAGAATGATTTAGTCCTCAAGTTTAGACTGCATTTATTTGAGGAAGTAGATAATTCGCGTCCTGATGCAGCAGGAGTAGTGCATTATGAACCACCACAGCAACAGTATCAGGCAGCTTTTGAAATAGCATTTTCCAATTCCCTAGAAATGGGAACATTTTTTGACTCAAAAGAGTATGCAACAGCAGTAAAAGAACAGGCGAAATATGTTAAACAAATCAATTCATTTCCCGAACGGAGTGTTTACACTTTTGTCTATGATAGCAATATGACCTTAGCAGGACAAAGGAGTTCAAAGGTAGCAGAGTTAATTGTAAAAGCAGGAGCAACCAATCAATTGCAGGAGAATATAGTTTCTCTGATGAATGGTAATAACAATATTAAATCTGGGCTAGGACATTACATCCAAGGAGTGCAACACTTTGGAATAACAGTTTACGATATGCCAAAATCTCTAGAATTTTACCTAGACGTGTTAGGAGGTAAAGTTGCTATTGGTGGAGATGTATTTTACGGTGAAGCATTGCATAATCTCCTCTTTCAGAAAGAGGAAATTGAGGCGCTGGAAAAAGGTATTAATCCAAAAAAATTGGGTGTTGCTAACATTAGAGATGGTTCAGATATGTCTTTAGATGTTAGATTCATTTCTTTTGGTAATACAGTTGTTGAGTTAATTCATTTCCGAGATGCTAAGTTAACACTGGCTGCACCGAATTTCTTTGAAAAAATACCTTCTTCTGTTGGTTATACCAATGCACCACACCTTTCTTTCTATGTGAAAGATGATGTGGATATTGATGATTTTGCTAAAAAATTAGAAGAAGAATGTCAAAAACGAGGAATGACTGAAGTAGTTGTTAACCACATCATTCAGGCTAACTCAGCAGAAGAAATGAGAAAACTTGCCCCCAAATTTGCTAAGACAGATTTTACTGGTGATTTTGAGGGGTGGGCATTATTCTACTGTAAAGGTCCGAACGGTGAACAACTAGAATTTAATCAAGTAACTCGTAAAGCTAAAGAAAATTTCACAAGAGCCGAAGCAGAATATAACCAAGCTAACGGGACAAATTATTGGTTTTTAAATTCCCAAAAACAAAAATCAAATCCTAAAAAACTGTACGCTAGATACAGTACTTCTGTTAATGCCAGCTACGAAATTGTTTGGGATATTTTACTCGACAAAATGCAAAATCCTCAACCTTATATTCCTTATGTGGTTGAAGAATTGAAAATTTTGGAGAGATACGAAAATGGCATTCTCCGCGAAATTAGAACGCCGGTAATGCACATGAAAGAAAAAGTCACTGTAGATAAGCAAGCCGGGAAGGTAACATTTACTGTAGTGGATCATCCACTTTTTACAGGTGAGCTAAGTAATCAAGTGACGCTACCTAGTAATGGTAATTCTGGGTCTTGTCCAATCTTAACTTACACAATAGATTTGCAGCCTATTAGCGAAACATCTCTCCAACAAGAAGAGGCGCAGTGGTTTATTAAAGCTGCTCAACCAGAAGCGATCGCTCAAGCTGCTCAACATCTCAAAAATATTATTGAAAGCAAAAATAACCAGGGAGTAAATACAATGACACTAGCACATTCACAGACATTTGTTGGTACAAAATCTGAAATTGTGCGGCGGATGTTTCAAGCGGGAGAATCGATGAATGTCGAAAACATTGCTGCTTTCATGTCCGTCAAAAATGAAGATGCTGGACTAGCCTCCGGCTTACTAGCTACTAGTCAACAGGTAGGTGCTGCCATAGTTCTGGCGTTGCTAGTGGCAATTTCCAGCGCTCACACTCAAGAGATTGTCACGGCGCAAGGTAACTCGCCAGCGGTATTGGCAAGCGCATTAACCCAAGGCTTTCAGTCTGTCTTCTACCTCGGTGCTGGTTTAGTTGCACTTGGTGCGATCATTGCGTTTGCAGTTATCCAACAACAAACCAAAAACTCTCATAATAATTAG
- a CDS encoding multicopper oxidase domain-containing protein, whose product MLTRRQFIFASAGTGTAFLATALLKANRTYANLAGEITKFTEPLPIPFAASPPSTLTIAKSSHSFHTNLGAGPTLAYGGFSILGPSIEVTRGTAVSINVFNNIVGNHPLLEAVDTGLHGTLESDKTSPRVSLHLHGSNSEAKSDGYPEDTFTPGQTYLYNFNNNQEAATLWYHDHALGMTGLNVLAGLAGLYLIRDIDDPVGGNGPLGLPSGAPYEIPLVIQDRSFNADGSTSHPKQPPWLVEYVVDVATVNGKAWPNLNVDRTLYRFRIVNGSSARTYNLKLSSKQSIIQIGTDQGMLNAPVYLSRLLLSPGERADVLIDFSKSLPGDKIVLENDAISPYPFGRANSFIFNPELPEIMQFTVNAGAAAPKAVPNILRLYKPPIKPIAVKPIRQRFLTLVEIAGPAGPIVLLLNYLYWDEPLKNPELMERPKVDTVEQWNIINLQPVAHPMHLHLVPFQILNRQKINPTKYLKAYYATGLRTVISHHATGGSTVPGGYPPPDPTPFAIGPARPPAANEAGWKDTVLVNPYEVTRLIVPFGSQAAENLPFGNSFVGTYVWHCHMLGHEDNEMMLPYEVIA is encoded by the coding sequence ATGTTAACCAGAAGACAGTTTATCTTTGCAAGTGCAGGCACTGGAACAGCATTCCTTGCTACTGCCCTACTTAAGGCAAATAGAACTTATGCGAACCTCGCTGGGGAGATAACGAAGTTTACCGAACCTCTACCCATCCCATTTGCAGCTTCGCCACCCAGCACTTTGACGATCGCAAAGAGTTCACACTCATTCCACACCAACTTAGGGGCAGGCCCCACATTGGCTTATGGTGGTTTCTCTATACTTGGACCAAGTATCGAAGTTACAAGAGGCACAGCCGTCAGCATTAACGTGTTTAACAATATTGTGGGAAATCATCCCCTTTTAGAAGCAGTTGACACGGGGTTGCATGGTACCCTAGAGTCTGACAAAACTAGCCCGCGAGTATCCTTGCACCTGCATGGTAGCAACAGCGAAGCAAAAAGTGACGGATACCCAGAGGATACCTTTACGCCAGGACAGACTTACCTGTACAACTTCAACAACAATCAGGAAGCGGCGACCCTGTGGTATCACGACCATGCATTGGGAATGACAGGTCTGAATGTCTTAGCAGGTCTTGCAGGGTTATACCTAATCAGAGACATTGACGATCCTGTGGGTGGCAATGGGCCACTGGGTCTGCCATCTGGAGCGCCCTATGAAATACCCCTGGTAATACAAGACCGTTCTTTTAACGCTGATGGCTCCACCTCTCACCCCAAGCAGCCACCCTGGTTAGTGGAGTATGTTGTTGATGTTGCTACTGTAAATGGTAAGGCTTGGCCGAATCTCAATGTAGACCGTACCCTATACCGATTCCGAATTGTTAATGGCTCAAGCGCAAGGACTTACAATCTCAAGCTGTCCTCAAAGCAGTCCATCATTCAAATCGGCACTGACCAGGGTATGCTCAACGCTCCCGTCTATTTATCCCGTCTGCTGCTCTCTCCTGGCGAACGGGCTGATGTGTTGATTGACTTCTCTAAAAGTCTGCCGGGAGACAAAATTGTCTTAGAAAATGATGCCATTTCACCATATCCATTTGGTAGGGCTAACTCATTCATATTTAATCCCGAATTGCCCGAAATTATGCAATTCACAGTCAATGCGGGTGCTGCTGCCCCCAAGGCAGTTCCTAATATACTGCGACTGTATAAACCACCCATAAAACCAATTGCTGTTAAGCCGATACGGCAAAGGTTCCTGACACTGGTAGAGATTGCTGGACCAGCTGGGCCGATTGTGTTGTTGCTGAACTATCTCTACTGGGATGAGCCACTCAAAAACCCAGAACTGATGGAGCGGCCGAAAGTGGACACCGTGGAGCAGTGGAACATCATCAATCTTCAGCCTGTTGCCCACCCAATGCACTTGCATCTAGTCCCATTCCAGATATTGAATCGACAAAAGATTAATCCAACCAAGTATCTGAAAGCATACTATGCTACAGGTCTACGTACAGTCATATCACATCATGCAACAGGTGGCTCTACTGTGCCAGGTGGGTATCCACCACCTGATCCTACCCCGTTTGCGATCGGCCCGGCAAGACCGCCAGCGGCAAATGAGGCTGGATGGAAAGATACAGTACTAGTCAACCCGTATGAGGTCACTCGTCTGATTGTTCCGTTTGGATCTCAAGCAGCAGAAAACCTACCCTTCGGCAATTCCTTTGTTGGAACCTATGTCTGGCACTGTCATATGCTTGGACATGAAGACAATGAAATGATGTTGCCTTATGAGGTAATAGCCTAG
- a CDS encoding NAD(P)H-dependent oxidoreductase, producing MASKPKILAFAGSTRIDSYNKKLVKIAAAGAQAAEVEVTYLDLRDLPLPLFDEDLEAQEGLPANARTFKDLLISHQGLLIASPEYNSSLTAVLKNAIDWASRPSANEAPLAAFTDKVAAIMSASPGPLGGLRGLSPLRSILGNIGVLVLPNQVAVPKAYEAFNADGSLKAPQQQESVEKLGKNLANILLKLY from the coding sequence ATGGCATCTAAACCTAAAATCCTGGCCTTTGCTGGTAGCACCCGCATTGATTCGTACAATAAAAAATTGGTCAAAATTGCGGCAGCTGGCGCTCAAGCAGCAGAAGTAGAAGTGACTTATTTAGACCTACGCGATTTACCCCTACCTCTTTTTGATGAAGATTTGGAAGCTCAAGAAGGTTTACCTGCCAACGCCCGCACTTTCAAGGACTTGCTGATTTCTCATCAAGGATTGCTGATTGCTTCGCCTGAATATAACAGTTCACTCACAGCAGTTTTGAAGAATGCCATTGACTGGGCATCCCGTCCATCTGCAAATGAAGCTCCATTGGCTGCTTTTACAGATAAGGTTGCCGCAATTATGAGTGCTTCACCTGGCCCTCTTGGTGGTTTGCGGGGGTTGTCTCCCCTGCGGTCTATCCTGGGCAACATAGGAGTTTTGGTACTTCCCAATCAGGTAGCCGTACCCAAAGCTTACGAAGCCTTCAACGCCGATGGCAGCTTAAAAGCTCCCCAACAGCAGGAATCTGTTGAGAAGCTAGGTAAAAATTTAGCAAACATATTGCTGAAGCTTTACTAA